From the genome of Nicotiana sylvestris chromosome 1, ASM39365v2, whole genome shotgun sequence:
CCATATCATCGCACCTTTCCCATTGACGAAAGAGTGGAGAATTCACAATAGGTTTCTCAGTATCTCCAGTGATGAAACCTATCTTGTTCTTCACTGAAAGGGCTCTGAGCACGCTCTTCCTCCAGGAACGATATCCAATCCCATCAAAAGGTAATGGAACTAGACTGGATCCCGGGCTATCGGAAGGATGTACGTAAAGAGGACTCCCAGCATCGATTGTGGTCTGTGTCATCGCTGCCGCTGTGGTTGTGGTCGCTTCATCAATTTGATTTGTAACTGCCATGGAGATTTTATGAGAGATTTGTGAATAATAGTTGGAATATTCTTCGTACAGCTGATATTTCTTCAGACCGCTAACGGATCGTCATTACATGTGTCCGATtcaaattttccacaaattgtgaTTATCGAAGAAAGTCAAACGAAACCCTAGATCACTTCAATGACTAAAAATAGTAGAAAGAGATGAGGCGTGGTCGTTGATCGGACCTCCGCATACCATGTCAAGATTGAGAGTGAAGAAAGCTCTGAATCACCTCCAATGGAAGTTGCAGAAGCTTCTCGAAGAGAGAGGAAATAAGAAGCTGTTAAAGTTGATTAAACTGAAATTATGAACATTGACCAACCACCAAATATCTGACGTTATTCACTATATGTATACAATTAACCTATTGTAAAACTAACCACTAATTACTGACTAAGGGTAGTGTTGACTCAGCACCAGTACAAGAATAAATACGATACAACACTGTTATACAATACTGATTACTGATTCATGACTATATTCTCAATATGTACAAGTTATTAACTTAGAACTCAATAACTTAAAAAGATTAGGATCCCGAAGTCATAAGTTTGAAATCCTTACTCTGCCTCTGCATATATGTACATCTCAAAGTGTTCGACCGGCCTTGATTGCCTAGCTAATGTTGCGTAACGCCGTTCCGGCCGGCCGGGATAGATCGTTGTGGTAGGTAAAAGAAATCATCCTGATCATCAGGGAATATTCTTAGAGAAATTGAGGCTTAGCAAGTTTTATAAGACCGACCACTAAAGCAGCTGATGGAGAAGGTCTTCTTTAAACTCAAAAATAATCTTACTTGAATTCTTCTTGTGAGTGTTTTTCAGCATGAATCAAAATTAGTCATGTAATAAAATGAATAATGAGCTTCGcgtggaaaatgaaaaataatgtATTATAAACGCAATGACCTAAAATTTGACTAAAGTCTGATATTTATAGCAGTCACTTCAACACTTACGTAAGAAGCAtcatgatgatttttttttacttaattATGCATGTTTTCAGGGATCTGTTCATTAACATAGTTTACTTCTAGCTGTCTTTTTCTAGGAAACTTCAGCCTCGTTTCTATAAAAAATGAGTTGTAAAACCTTAAGGATGCAAGTTCCACATTTGACTTAGTTTTGAACCTTTAAGCTGTCATGCGAGTATTAGAAAATAAGTGTTCGAGTTAATTCGTTATTGAATTGTCATTTCAACTATGTCAAAAAACTTTCTGGATCTCAGTAGGATAAATTCGAATACTTGAGCAGAATTTGAAATCTATCGTTATGAAGATATTAAAATAGAATTTAAAATCATGTTCTTTATCCCATCAAATTGGACACAAAAGTGTGATACTATGACCCTGCCGTGTAAACAACTCTTTTATTATTGTTCAAAATAAATGTTTATG
Proteins encoded in this window:
- the LOC138877029 gene encoding uncharacterized protein, which translates into the protein MAVTNQIDEATTTTAAAMTQTTIDAGSPLYVHPSDSPGSSLVPLPFDGIGYRSWRKSVLRALSVKNKIGFITGDTEKPIVNSPLFRQWERCDDMVTSWILNSLSKDIADSVEYVNDSVELWKELQDRYN